AGCGGGCGCATGACGGGCCGGTGGTGTACACCGTGATCTGCTCAGCCATTGCTTTTGCCCCTCTCCCTACCAACCGTTTTTCTTTGCCTTCCGGCAATCGAGGGATTAACGGCGAGCGGAGCGGAGGGAGCAACGGACCGTGGAATACCGGACTGAGCGCAGCGGGGGAGGATATGCCGCGAAAGCCGTTGGCCCGGAGTGGAGCCGTCGTATCCTCGACAGCCGGAAAGGTCAAAGAATGCGTGAGAGTCGCTGTGCCGCGTAGCGGCTCCCCTAGCGGGCCGGCCTCCGTGCCGGCGCGCCTGGCTCTGCGTGTGGGCATGCATGGCGGTCTGCGCTCAACGCACTTTCAGAGTGATATCACTGCGATAGCACGTCATGTCAGGCCTGGTTTACGCGCGGTGCTCGGCTCGGAGGACTTCGAGGCCACGTTGCAGGGCGCGCAGCGCGGTCTTGTGCTGGCTGCGATCCTCTAGCCCTGCGACCTCGGCCAGTTCGGCCGGGAGGGTGGCGTCGGGCCAGCGGATCAGCAGCGTCTTGGCCACGTCGGCCGGCCACTCCCCCGGCGCCGCGGTGCGCGCCGGTGCCGTCTCGCGGGGCGGCGTGGGGACGGCCGCGACCGGCGCCGGCGCCTCCGCGGGTGTGTCGGCGGCGGCGCCGAACGCCTCGATAGCTGCCGGGTCTGCCTGGGGTCGCTTCTTGATTGCCATTACGCCACCAACTCCGCTGCGAGTTCCTGAATCTCTGCCTTGGCCTTCGGGTTGCTCCACTCGACGACGCCGAGCCCTTCACCTACTACGTCGCGGTATGCCTTGCGCTCGTAGATGACCGTCTCCAGTGGCCGGATACGGGGGTAGTCGGCCAGGTACTCCGCCGCGTCGGTGCGCTCGGTGATGTTCGGGTTGGAGGGCGCCTGTGTGATCAGGCCGCGCACGTCCAGCTCGGGGTTGAAGTCGAGGGCCTGGTCGATGACTTCGGTCATGTGGCCGAGCGTGTCGAGGTCGAGCTGGCTGGGACGGACGACGACGACGAGCTTGTCGGCGGCCGTCATTCCGGTGCGCATCTCCTTGCTGTCCTTGCCGGCGACGTCGACGATGACGACGTCATAGCGGGTGGCGAGGTCTTGCAGGGTCTGGTGGATGCTGCCGACCTTCTCGACGCACGCGATCGCGGGCTCGTGGCCTTGCTCTTCGCGGTCGGCGTGCCACCTGGACGCCGAGCGCTGTGGGTCGGCGTCGACGAGGCAGACGTCATCACCGCGACGGGCGTACTCCACGGCGAGGTTGACGGCGATGGTCGTCTTGCCGGGACCGCCCTTCTGGCTTCCGACGAGAATGATCATGCTTGCACTCTACTTTCGATGTGGTAGCGGTTCGGTATCAACACGGTCTCAAACTGATAGCACATGCAAATTAGTAGCATCCTGAAACTGTTCTGATATCAGAATGGCATGCTATCGACGTGATTGCAAGATGCAACCGTAGTGATATCACCTAGCGATTTCAGAGTGATATCAGTGGGGGAGCGCGAGGGGATCACCCCTCGCCGGCCGACCGGAGGGAGGCCGCGGGGTTGCGGGAGGGGCGGCCGATGCCGCCCCTCCGGGGGGCTGTCAGTCGGTCGTGCGGGTCAGCGTGTCGACGAACGTGACGTACTCGGGTCCGTCGATGGTGGCGGTGTGGGCCAGGTCGTAGCCTGCGCGGGCGTAGTCCGCGAGTTCCTGCGCCCGGTATCCGATCTGACGACTCTTGGCCACGGTGTCGGCGTCGCCCTTGCTGACGCGGTTCTCGATGACCTGGATGCTCTGGCTCATGGGTGTGTCCTCTCGTTCTCAGGCCGCGACGGGCGCGGGGGAGCCGGTGGTGATCGCGTCGGCCAGGGCGTGCGCAGTGCGCAGCACGTTCCCGGCGGTGGCTTTGACGGTGTCGGCGTCGCATTTGCTCCATCCGGCGACGTAGCCGACGCTGTAGGCGCTGGTGTCCAGGCCAAGAATCCCGGCGACGATGTACGCGACGCTCTCGGCCTCGGTTTCTTTGATCCCGCGGTGCTCGACGTACTCGGCGTGATCTTCCTCGGCGTGCAGGATGACGTGTGCCGCCTCGTGCAGTGCGGTCTTTGCGGCCTGGGCGGGGGAGAGGTCGGCGTCGATGACAACGCGGCGGCTGTCGTCGGTGGTGGTGTAGCCGTTAGCGGCTCCGGGGATGCTCTCGCGCTCGACGGTCCAGCCCTTACCGGTGAGGTAGTCGACCACGGCGTCGAGGATGCCCGCGGGGTCGTCACCGGTGAGTTGGTGCGCGATGTCGCTGGGGTCGCCTGCTTCGGGGTCGATGAGGTCGGTCTGGCTCATGTCGAACACGGACACGGGGAAGAACCGCACGCGGCGCTGTTCTTCTTCTTCGCCGGTCTGCTCGTTCTCGACCGTTTCACGGATGTCGCGGCCGCCGAAGATGCGGATTCCGCGCTCACCTTTGCGCACCTGGCGGTTGAGGCTCTGCCACGTCCGGTATCCGGCGACGTGCGTCGCCTCGGGGCTCTGCGCGAAGATCAGCAGCAGGTTTCCCAGGCTGTAGCGGTGGAACGCCTGAGCGAACGCGAGGAACCGCGTCCACGTCTCGGAGTCGCGTAGCGCTTCGATCTGCTCGGCGATCGTCTCGTGCAACGCCTCGGCCTCGGCTCGGCGTTCCTCGGTGCTCTTGCGGGTGGTGACTTTGCGGGTCATGGCTCTCTCCTTCCATCAACCCCTCACGTTTTCTTGCCGTGAAGGCGACTTGTCGCCGCTAGGGAGTGCCGGGCGGAGTGCAACCCGTCAGGGCGGCGGGGGAGAGAAGTTCGGCGCGATGGGAGGGAGCGCAGCGACCGCGTGCCGAACTTGTCGGGGGAGCCGGCGGCGAAGCCGCTTGCACGAAGGTCGGCCGACCGTATGCTGCCGAAGGCTTCACGGCAAGAAAATGGGGCCCGTCAGGGCCGTGCTGCCCGGCCTGTGGCCGGTCCGTTTCCGTGTGCTGGTGGGGTGCTGGCATCGTGCCTGCATTGTGATATCAGTGTGCATTCATCGGCGGGGGAGCGCGAGGGGGACGGCCCCCTCGCCGGCGATCGCGGAGCGGGGGCCGTCGACGTCCGCTATGGGTGGAATTCGGTGACGGTGTAGCCGGGGATCTCGCCGTCCTGTATCGCGTGAATCTCGTCGATCATGTCGTTCATCGCGTCGTGCTGGTCGAACGGGGGCAGACCGTCGTCCCAGCTCGCGCCGAGCTGCGCGTCGGCCCAGAGGGACGCGAGCCGGACGTCGGTGTCGGCGGTGAAGGTGTCGCCTTCGGGTGTGGTCATGGTGAGCATGTGTGTCTCCGGGGGAGTCGGGGAGGGGGCCGGGTCGGCCCCCTCCGGTGCGGTTACTCCTCGTCGCCGTCGTAGTCCTCGGCGTAGTCGGCGGTCGGGTCGTCAGTCGCGTCGGTGGCGCTGGTGACGATCTGCTCGACCTCGCTCAGCCCGTAGCCCCATGCGGCGAGTTGGCTGAAGTAGGCCCGGTCGGTGGGGGAGGGGTGGCGCCAGGTCTGCTTGCTGGTGATGTTCTCCACGGCTCCGAGTACGACAGCCAGCGCCACGTGCTGCGCTTTGCCGGGGGTGTGCTCGACGAGGGCGGCGAGCTTGTCGGCCTCCCAGTAGCCGCCTCGCTCGATGCTCAGGAGTTCGTGCGCGAGGGTGTTGCCGTCGCGGGTGGCCAGGCTCACGGCCTGCCGGTGCAGGGTGAGGCCGGTGGCGATCACCGCGGCGGCGTCTTTGGGGAGCGTCTTGCGGGACAGGAACGTGGTGAGCCATTCGCGGCGCACGACCTCGGCGGATGCCCATGCCTTGTTGTTGGCGATCAGTGTTCGGCGCTCGGCCTTCTGCTCGTCGGTCATCGGCCCGCTGTTGCTGCCGGAGCCGGTGGCCTTGCGGAATCCTGCGGCTTTCGGGTCGCGGAGGTAGTAGGTCACGTCGGCTTTGCCGGTGATGTAGACCCGGACGAACGCGGCCCGGCCCTCGGCGTTCTCGATGTGCTCGACGGTGGCTTGGTCGCCTTCGGCGGTGACGAGTTCGCTGAGCCGCGTGTAGTCGGTTTCGTAGTAGCCGCGGTCGCGGTCGAGGACGTTGAAGCCGCGGGCTGTCAGGTCCGCCTCGGTGTCGGCCTTGACCTCCGCGCGTGCCCGGTCGTCCCTGGCGCGCTGGGCGGTGTGGGCGAACTGTGCGGGGTCGTGGGTGGCCACGTCGATCAGCTGCGCTCGGGCCTCGGGGTCGTCGTCGAATTCGATGAGGACGGCGGCCTGGTCGAGGGTCAGCGTGTGCTCGTGGATCGCGGAGGCGGCTGTGGCGTTCTCGGCCACGGCGAGGGCGGTTTTGACCTCTTTGGCCTTGGTGCCGGTGCGCTTGGCGATCGCGGTGACGCTCATCCCCTCGAACGCGAGTTGCTGGAACGCGGCGGCTCGGTCGCCGTCGGTGAGGGCTTCGCGCTGGTCGTTCTCGACCATCTGCTGGATGATGCGTTCCGCGGTGGCCTCGTCCGCGTCGACGATGTAGACGGGGATCGTGCTCACGCCTGCTTCCCGGGCGGCGAGGGTGCGGCGCTGTCCGGCTCGCACGAGGATGTTCCCTTGTTCGTCTCGGCGCGCCAGCACGGGGGTGAGCACCCCGTTTTCTCGGACGCTCTGCACGAACGCGGCCGTCAGCGGTGCGCTGGGCCTGACGTTGGCCTCGATGACGAGGGTCTGCGGGTCGATGTGCTCGACGGTTCCGGTGTGGATGGTGGTGTCAGCCATGATCTGTTCTCTCTCCCGATCAACTGTTTTGTTCGCCTGTCTGGCAAGAGGATCGTTTGAGAGCGCAGCGGCGAGAGTGCCGGGTCGTGGAATACCGAACTGAGCGCAGCGAGGGAGGATATGCCGCGAAAGCCCGGCACGGCAGCCGTGGAGCGAACTACGATTCGGCGGCCAGGCAGAGGGACAGCAGACAAGCTCTGGCCGCGTAGCGGCTCCATTCATCGGAGCAGCTCGTGCGCCGATCGCGCTCGAGCGCGGTTCTACGCCGCGGCGAGAGCTGTGGCGGGGGAGAGGATGCCGGCGTCGACGAGCCGGAGCGCTTCTTTGTGGTCGGCACGGCCGTCAGGGCCTCGCGGGTACCGCGAGTAGTCGGGACGATCGTTTTGGGCGAACAGGGCGACGCCGGAGGGGGCTCGACGGCCTCGCCGTTTCTTGTTCGGTTTCCGCATCCAGGTCAGCTCGGCGTTCCACCATTCCCACCGGCCGCGCTCGGCACCGTAGCGGGCTCGACGGGTCTCCAGGTAGCCGGCGACGTCGAGGGCGTCGGCGGCCGCGTCGAGCGCCGTGGTGTCGCCTCGACTCCATCCGGCACCGCCACGGCGGGCCAGGCGGTGGAACCGGAGCCGGTGCAGCGCGACCCGGATGCGTGCGGCGTCCAGCCCGGTCCGGTGCACAAGGTCCTCGATTGTCGTGGTGGCCGCCTCCGGGAGGTGCTTGAACACGAGCCCCGCGGTGCGGCCCAGGCTGCGGGGGGCGGCGAACGTATCGTGCGTGAGCGGGTGGAGTTCAGCGGTTAGTCGCGTGGTCCAGTAGCTGGCGTTGAGCGGGGGGTGCGGGGGGCGGGGGCGTGCAGGCACTTGTGTCCGGTTATAGTCCTCCGGGTCTGTGGAGAACCGTTTGGAGAGTCGGTAGCGCTGCCCGTGGGGGGCGTCGACGTCTCCGACGCGGACGATCCATGCGGACTCCAGGTCGGCGTCGACGACGGGGCGGGTGAGCGCCTGGAGCGCGGTGTGGACGGTGGTTCGGCCGTAGCCTGTGTCGGCCGAGAGGCGCCGCACGTCGGCTTCTACGACCAGCTGTGCGGACTGGGCGATGTAGAGGCAGAGGGCGTCGAGGACGGCACGGGTGCTGTGCGTCCCTGTGCTGCGGCGTGCAGCCGATGACGCCCGGTCCGCGCCCCACAGGCCCGGCATGGCGTCTGCGCGCTCCTGAGCGCGTTCTACGGCCGCGAGGGCGGTGTTCGCGCGGGCGAGATAGTTGGTGTCGTCGCCGGTGCCGTTGAGCGGGTGAGCGGCGACGTAGCGGACGGCGTTGTTCCAGGCGGCGTCCAGGGTTCGGATGCGGCCGCGCTCGGTGCGGGGGATGCGATCGCGGCCGTTCCTGCCGCGCAGCGTGCGGACGTGCTCGAACGCGGGCGCGTCGACGACGGCCAGGACGTCCGCGTATCGCCAGCGAGAGTGCGCACAGCCTGCGAGGACGGCGGCGAGGGTGTAAGACGTGTCCGCGCCCGGGGCGCTGTGCAGCATCGCGTCGACGCGGGGCGTGAGGGGCCGTCTGGGGCCAGCGATGTAGGGGTGGCCGTCGTCGTCGACGGCCATGCCGCGCAGGAGGCCCATCGTGGGCGACGGCAGCTCAGCGCCGGCGTCGACGAGGAAGGCGGTGAGGTCGGTGATCGCGTCGAGGGGGACGGTGCAGCTGGTGAGGGCTGTGAGCGGCCCTTGGGCCACGGATACACCGCCGAGGCGGTGGGGAGCTCCGGGCGGCCGCACACAGCCGGTGGCGGGGTTGGTCAGGGGAGTGGGGTCGAGGGAGGGGAGCAGCTGGGTTGCGAGGAGCGCGAGATCTCGAACGAGGGCGGCGTCGGCGGACTCGGCCATGCCGATCC
The nucleotide sequence above comes from Herbiconiux sp. L3-i23. Encoded proteins:
- a CDS encoding AAA family ATPase, yielding MIILVGSQKGGPGKTTIAVNLAVEYARRGDDVCLVDADPQRSASRWHADREEQGHEPAIACVEKVGSIHQTLQDLATRYDVVIVDVAGKDSKEMRTGMTAADKLVVVVRPSQLDLDTLGHMTEVIDQALDFNPELDVRGLITQAPSNPNITERTDAAEYLADYPRIRPLETVIYERKAYRDVVGEGLGVVEWSNPKAKAEIQELAAELVA
- a CDS encoding ArdC-like ssDNA-binding domain-containing protein gives rise to the protein MTRKVTTRKSTEERRAEAEALHETIAEQIEALRDSETWTRFLAFAQAFHRYSLGNLLLIFAQSPEATHVAGYRTWQSLNRQVRKGERGIRIFGGRDIRETVENEQTGEEEEQRRVRFFPVSVFDMSQTDLIDPEAGDPSDIAHQLTGDDPAGILDAVVDYLTGKGWTVERESIPGAANGYTTTDDSRRVVIDADLSPAQAAKTALHEAAHVILHAEEDHAEYVEHRGIKETEAESVAYIVAGILGLDTSAYSVGYVAGWSKCDADTVKATAGNVLRTAHALADAITTGSPAPVAA
- a CDS encoding ParB/RepB/Spo0J family partition protein translates to MADTTIHTGTVEHIDPQTLVIEANVRPSAPLTAAFVQSVRENGVLTPVLARRDEQGNILVRAGQRRTLAAREAGVSTIPVYIVDADEATAERIIQQMVENDQREALTDGDRAAAFQQLAFEGMSVTAIAKRTGTKAKEVKTALAVAENATAASAIHEHTLTLDQAAVLIEFDDDPEARAQLIDVATHDPAQFAHTAQRARDDRARAEVKADTEADLTARGFNVLDRDRGYYETDYTRLSELVTAEGDQATVEHIENAEGRAAFVRVYITGKADVTYYLRDPKAAGFRKATGSGSNSGPMTDEQKAERRTLIANNKAWASAEVVRREWLTTFLSRKTLPKDAAAVIATGLTLHRQAVSLATRDGNTLAHELLSIERGGYWEADKLAALVEHTPGKAQHVALAVVLGAVENITSKQTWRHPSPTDRAYFSQLAAWGYGLSEVEQIVTSATDATDDPTADYAEDYDGDEE